From Jiangella mangrovi:
GGCACATCCACTCGATTTCCTTTCGGAAATCTCCGTGAAGCGCTGGTGTTACTTTAGGTTTTCCCGGTCTGCCGAGTCAAATTCGCGTTTCTCGAATTCGGCTGGCTGTCGATCGAATGATCCTCGCCCGGGCAACCCGTCTAGCTTACCCCACCGCCCTCGCCGGATCAAGCCCGTAGGCCGATCTGGTTCTGCTTGGCAGGGGTGACTCTGTGAGTCCGGTCCGCCTTGCGGCGTCCCGCGCTCTCACGAGCCGACGGAGAACTTACAAAGATCGGCCCGGCGGAGTCAAATCGAGTCCCGACGATCTCTTCGGCCGAACCGGCCGCTACATCGCCAGAACGGTAGTAGACCTGGTGAGAGGCCTGATCACGGGCTCACGACACCGACCTTGGATGGTGCGCCATGCAGCAGATGCCACCGACGCCACCGATCGAACCGCCCGCCTACCCCGTCACGCTCGCGGTCGACTACCCCGACCGGCAGCTGGACCGGCTGACGACGTTCTTCCGCCTCATCGTCGCGATCCCGATTCTCATCGTCCTCGGCAGTGTGGCCGGGGGCACCTGGCAGTGGTCCTACGAACAGGGCGAAGCGGCGGCGGCCGGCGCCGGCGGGCTGCTCTTCTTCGGCCCGCTGCTGCTGATCCTGTTCCGGCAGAAGTACCCGCGCTGGTGGTTCGACTGGAATCTCGAGCTGCAGCGGTTCATCACGCGGGTGGTCTGCTACCTGGCGCTGATGAACGACCGCTACCCCTCCACCGACGAGCACCAGTCCGTCCGCCTGGACTACCGGTACCCGGACGTGCCCGCGGAGCTCAACCGGTTTCTGCCGCTGGTGAAGTGGTTCCTGGCCATCCCGCACTACATCGTGCTGTTCTTCCTGGGCATCGGGGCGTTCTTCGCCATCGTGATCGCCTGGTTCGCCGTGCTGTTCACCGGCCGCTACCCACGCGGGCTGTTCGACTACGTCGAGGGCGTGCTGCGCTGGCAGAACCGGGTCACCGGCTATGCCGTCACGCTGGTCACCGACAAGTACCCGCCGTTCCGGCTCGAGGCCTGAGCGCGCCCGGCCTTCTCAGGCTGCTCTTAACCTCGCCCTCCACACTGCGAGGGTGCGGGTCCTTGTCGTCGACGACGAGCCGGTGCTCCGGGAGTCCCTGGCGCGATCGCTGCGCTTCGAGGGCTACGCCGTCACGACCGCGGCCGACGGCGTCGAGGCGCTGAGCCGCGTCCCGGACGTGCGCCCCGACGTGCTGGTGGTCGACGTGGTGATGCCGCGCCTGGACGGCATCGAGGTGTGCCGGCGGCTGCGCGGCGACGGCGACCGCACGCCCGTCCTCATGCTGACCGCGCGCGACGCCGTCCGCGACCGAGTCCTGGGGCTGGACGCCGGCGCCGACGACTACCTGGTGAAGCCGTTCGCGCACGAGGAGCTGCTGGCCCGGCTGCGCGCGATGCTGCGGCGCACGTCGGCCAGCGGCGACGACCCGCCGCTCGTGGTCGGCGACCTGCGGCTGGACCCGCGGACGTGGCAGGTCCGCCGTCGTGACCGGGAGATCACGCTGACCCGGACGGAGTTCGGCCTGCTGGAGCTGCTCATGCGCCATCCGCGCCAGGTGCTCACACGCGGCCAGCTCTACGAGGGCGTGTGGGGCTGCGACCTGGACGGCTCGACGAACTCGCTGGACGTCTACATCGGCTACCTGCGCAAGAAGCTCGAGGCCGGCGGCGAGCCGCGCATGCTCCACACCGTCCGCGGCGTCGGTTATTCCCTGCGTGCGGAGACATCGTGACCCTCCGGGCCCGCCTCGCGGTGCTGACATCGGTGGCGGTGGCGCTGGCGATCGTCGCGGCGTCGGTCGCCGCCTGGCTGCTGATCCGCTCCAGTCTGCTCGACGACATCGACCAGCGGCTGCTCTCCCGCGTTCCCGACGTCGAGGAGATGGCGCGGACGGCGGCGGAGGTGCCCCAGGGCGCGCGGCACCGACTCTCCCTGTTCCTCGGCAACGACCCGCTCGGCGTGCAGACCATCACGTCCGACGGCGCCGTCGAGCCGGGACTGCTACCGGGCAACGGCCCGGAGTCGCTGGTGCTGGACGACGAGGAACGGCGGATGCTGGCCGGCGAGCTCGAGGGACCGCTGCTGCGCAACGAGGTGGTCGGCGGCGAGGACGTCCGGGTCATGACGGCGGCCCTGGAGCACGGCGGGGCGCTGCGGTTGGTCCAGCCGCTGAAGAGCGTGCACGAGACGCTCACCCGGATCGCCTGGCTGCTGGCCGGGATCACCGGGGCGGGCGTCGCGCTGGCCGCGGCGCTGGGCTGGACTACCGCGCGCACCGGGCTGCGGCCCATCGACCGGCTGGTCGACGCGGCCGAGCAGGTCGCGACCACGAAGGATCTGGCGCACCGGATCGACCCGCCGGGCAACGAGCGCCACGAGGTGGCCCGCCTCGCCGGCTCCGTCAACGCCATGCTGGCCGCACTCGACGACGCCCGCACCCAGCAGCGCCGGCTGGTCGAGGACGCCGGGCACGAGCTGCGCACCCCGCTGACGACGCTGCGCACCGACCTCGGGGTCCTGCTGCGCAGCGAGCAGCAGCCCGGCCGCACGCTGACGCCGTCGGAGCGCGCCCGCCTGCTGCGCGACCTGGAGACCGAGGCGGCCGCGCTGTCGGACATGGTCGCCGAGATCGTCGAGCTAGCCCGCGGCGGCACCGAGCCCGAGCCGCCGCTGGAGACGGATCTGCGCGCCCTGGTCGACCGCGCGGTGGCCCGCACCCGCCGCGTCGCGCCCGCCGTCACCGTCGTCGTCGCCGGTCGCTCGTTCGAGGCCGTCGTCCACCCGGTCGTGCTGGAGCGGGCCGTCGCGAACCTGGTCCGCAACGCCGTCCAGGTCAGCGCGCCCGGCGCCACCGTCGACGTGCTGCTGGACGAGTATCGCGGCGCCGCCCGGATCCGGGTCCTGGACCGCGGGCCGGGCATCTCCGACCTCGACCTGCCGCGCGTCTTCGACCGGTTCTACCGCGGCCAGGCGGCCCGCGAACGACACGGCTCCGGGCTGGGCCTCGCCATCGTCGCGCAGGCTGCGGAGCTGCACGGCGGCACGGTCGCGGCCGGCCGGCGCAAGGGCGGCGGCGCCGTCCTGACCCTGGAGCTGCCGATTCTCAGCCCGCTCTTAGACCGGGCCTAAGGACGTCTCATCCGGCGCCGGGAGCGTGGCGGGTGTACGGCAACGACCGACATCCGACACGTCCCCGGAGGACATCATGACCCGATCCACCCGGCGCAGGTCCGGCCTGCTGCCGGCCCTCGCGCTCCTGCTCGCCGTCGCGCTGACCGGCTGCGGCTCCGACGACGGCGGCGACGACCTGTCCGCGGCCGGCACCGCAGCCGCCGACGGCGATGCCGACTCCGGCGACGGGGCGGGCGACGGCGGCAGCAGCGGCGACGGCGCCAGTGACGACGGCGGCAGCGGCGGCGACCGCAGCGAGGTCGACCCCGAGCAGGCCGAGCTCGACTTCTACGAGTGCATGCGCGAGCACGGCGTCGACCTGCCGGACCCCGACCCGGGCCAGCCGGGCATGCAGCTGCGCCTCCCCCAGGGCGACCCGAACGCGCAGGCCGCCGCCGAGGAGTGCCGCGCCCTGTTGCCCAACGGCGGCGAGCCGCCGCAGCTGGACGCGAGCCAGCTGGAGTCGCTGCGGGCGTTCACCGGCTGCATGCGCGACAACGGCATCGACATGGCCGACCCGGGCGCCGACGGCACGCTGTCGGTGCCGCAGGGCGTGAACCCGGAGTCGGCGGAGTTCCAGACCGCGATGAGCACGTGCCAGCCGCTGCTCGAGGGTGCCCCGATCCGGATGCGCGCCGGCGGTGGTCCGCAGTGACGACCACGCTCGAGGACGGGCGCCTGGACGACCCGGACGCGGACCTGGACCGGCCGCGCCGCTCCCGGACCCGGCTGCTCTGGCTGACGCTCGGCGTGATCGGCGTCGCCGGGGCGGGCGGCGCGGCCTGGTACCTCACCCAGGAGGACGGCGGCGAGCCCGCGCCCCAGTCGGCGGCGCCGGTGGCGACGGCGACCGTGACCCGCGAGACCATCGCCTCGTCGGAGACCTGGACCGGCACCCTCGGCCACGGCGAGGCGCTCACCGTCCAGGCGGCGCAGGCCGGTGACCCGGCCGGCCAGGGAGGCACCGTCACCCGCGTCGCCGCCGCCGACACCGAGGTGACCCGTGGCACCGAGCTGTACCGGCTGGACGAGCGGCCGGTGACGGCGCTGCTCGGGGTGATCCCGATGTACCGGGACCTCGGATCCGGCGACTACGGCGTCGACGTCGAGCAGCTGGAGGCGAACCTGGTCGCGCTCGGCTACACCGGGTTCACCGCCGACGACGAGTACACCTACAACACCGCCGAGGCCGTCGAGGAGTGGCAGGAGGACCTCGGCCGCGACGAGACCGGAACGGTGGGCCGCGGCGACGTGGTCTTCCTGCCCGAGGGCGGGCGGGTCGGGACGGTGCACGCCGACGTCGGCACGCCGGTCACGCCGGGCACGCCGGTGCTCGACGTCACCGGGACCGACCAGGTGGCGACGCTCGAGGTCGACGTCGCCGACCGCGACCTGCTCGCCGTCGGCGCCGCCGTCACCGTCGTGCTGCCCGACGGCGCGGAGGCGGCCGGGACGGTGACGGCGTCGACGGTGGTGGAGGCGCCCTCCGCGGCCGGCGCGAGCGCGGCCGCTGGCGCCGGTTCCGGTGAGGAGGCGGCCAGCGCCGAGGACGCCGTCGTCGAGATCGAGGTGGCGCTGGCCGCACCGGTCGACGCCGCGCTCGCCGGGTCGCCGGTGGACGTGGTGCTGCCGGTCGGCGAACGGGTCGACGTGCTGGTGGTCCCGGTGACGGCGCTGCTGGCGACGGCCGGCGGCGGCTACGGGCTCGAGCTCGTGGGCGACGACGGCGCGACGTCGGTGGTCCCGGTCGAGCCGGGGCTGTTCGCCGACGGCCGGGTCGAGGTGACCGGCGACGGCATCGCCGAGGGCGACGTCGTGGGGGTGGCCGGGCGATGAGCGTGTCGACGGCGCGGCCGGTGGTCCGGCTGCGCAACGTGCACCGCCGCTACCCCGGCCGGCCGCCGGTGCGGGCGCTCGACGGCGTCAGCCTCACCGTCGCGCCGGGCGAGCTCGTCGCGATCGTGGGGCCGTCGGGGTCGGGGAAGTCCACGCTGCTGAACATCCTGGGCACGCTGGACCGGGCCGACGCCGGCGAGGTGTCGATCGACGGCCAGGACGTCGCCGAGCTGAGCGACCGGCAGCTGTCGGCGCTGCGAGCGCACCGCATCGGCTTCGTGTTCCAGCAGTTCTTCCTCTCCCCCGGCGTCAGCGCGCTGGACAACGTCGCCGACGGGTTGCTCTACACCGGGATGTCGCCGCGGGAGCGCCGACGGCGGGCCGCACGGACGCTGGCCCGGGTCGGGCTGGCCGACCGCACGCACCACCGGCCGAACGAGCTGTCCGGCGGGCAGCGGCAGCGGGTCGCCGTCGCGCGGGCGCTGGTCGGGCGACCGTCGTTCCTGCTGGCCGACGAGCCGACCGGCGCGCTGGACTCCGCGTCCGGCGCGGCGGTGCTCAAGCTGCTGCACGAGCTGCACGACGGCGGCACCACCGTCATCGTCATCACGCACGACCACGGCGTGGCCGCCGAGCTGCCGCGGCAGGTGCACATCCTGGACGGGCGCATCGAGTCCGACGAGTACTCCCTGGGGCCGTCGTGACTGCGCCGCGCTCGCGGCTGCGCCCGCGCGACACAGTCCGGGTGGCGTTCTCGGGGCTGCGCGCCCGTCCGCTGCGCGCCGTCCTGTCCGCACTGGGCATCGCGGTCGGCATCGCGGCGATGGTCGCCGTCGTCGGGATCTCCGCGTCCAGCCGCGAGCAGGTGCACGAGCAGCTGCGCAGCCTCGGGACCAACCTGCTCACCGTCGCGCCCGGCCAGTCCTTCGTGGGCGAGGCGTCGCTGCCGCCGGAGAGCGTCGACATGGTGGCGCGGCTCGACGACGTCGGCGCCGTCAGCGCGGTCGGCGTCGTCGCGGACACCGCGGTGTACCGGACCGACGAGATCGACCCGAACCAGACCAACGCGATCGCCGTCAGCGCCGCCCGCACCGACCTGCTCGACACGGTGAGCGCGACGGTCGCGTCGGGACGCTGGCTGGACGACGCGCTGGGCGCGTTCCCGGTGGTCGTCCTCGGCTCGGACGCGGCGGCCCTGCTGGGGGTGTCGCGGACCGACGGCGACGTGCAGGTCTGGCTCGGCGGCGAGTGGTTCACCGTCGCCGGCGTCCTCGACCCCGTGCCGCTGGCGCCGGAGCTGGACTCGTCGGCGCTGGTCGGCTGGCCGGTTGCCGCGTCGCTGCTGGACTTCGACGGCTCGCCGACCACCATCTACCAGCGGGTCGACGAGACGGCGATCGACGACGTCCGCGCACTGCTGCCGACGACGGTCGACCCCGCGACGCCGGAGGAGGTCGCCGTCAGCCGGCCGTCGGACGCGCTCGAGGCGCAGGCGGCGACCGACGAGACGCTGACGACGCTGCTGCTGGCGCTCGGCGGCGTGGCGCTGCTGGTCGGCGGTATCGGCGTGGCCAACACCATGGTGATCGCCGTCCTGGAACGGCGCTCCGAGGTGGGGCTGCGGCGGGCGCTCGGCGCGACCCGGGCGCACATCCGCCGGCAGTTCCTCGGCGAGTCGGTGCTGCTGGCGGCACTCGGCGGGGTCGGCGGGGCGCTGCTCGGCGGTGCGGCGACGGCGGCCTTCGCCGGGTCGCGGGGCTGGCCGTTCGCGCTGCCGGTGTGGGTGCTGGCGGGCGCGGCCGGCGCGACCATGGTGGTCGGCGCGCTGGCCGGGGCGTACCCGGCGGCGCGGGCGGCGCGGATGCCCCCGACGGCGGCGCTGTCGAGCGTGTGACACGTTTGCGCGAATCGGTGGTGGCGGCCGCCGCCCAGGAGTTCAATGACCCCGTTGAGCTGCTAGAACGGCACGAAGGGACATACGGGGACATGGCACGTGGGATGGTGCGGGCGGTGGCCGCCGCCGCCGGGGCGGCGGCGCTCGCGCTCGGCGTCGCGGGATCGGCGTACGCGGAGGGGTCGTACGCCGAGGTGACGCTGAGCGGTGGCGCGGGTGCCTACGAGGGGACGGTGACGCTGCCGCCCGGCTTCCCGGCGGTCTCGTTCAGCAGCGACTCGCGTGCGGCCGCGACCGTGCCGACCGGCGCGTCGAACTGGATCTCGGCCGGGACGCCGTGGGGCGAGGTGTTCGGGTCGAGCCGGGACCAGCCGTACCTCAACCTGCGCCCGGCCGCCGACGCCACGGGGTCGCCGTCGACCACCGTCTACACGTTCGACACGCCCACGCCGGCCGGCGGCTGGGGGTTCGCGCTCGGCGACATCGACTCCGACATCGCCATGGTCAGCGCGCTGGATGCTTCGGGCGAGCCGGTCGCCGCCGCGGACCTGGGCTTCGAGGGCGCGTTCAACTACTGCGACGCGTCGCCGCGGCCGAGCGGCAGCGTCTGCTCCTCCGGCCCGCCCGCGGGCGGCGACGGCTTCGACCTGCCCG
This genomic window contains:
- a CDS encoding DUF4389 domain-containing protein — its product is MQQMPPTPPIEPPAYPVTLAVDYPDRQLDRLTTFFRLIVAIPILIVLGSVAGGTWQWSYEQGEAAAAGAGGLLFFGPLLLILFRQKYPRWWFDWNLELQRFITRVVCYLALMNDRYPSTDEHQSVRLDYRYPDVPAELNRFLPLVKWFLAIPHYIVLFFLGIGAFFAIVIAWFAVLFTGRYPRGLFDYVEGVLRWQNRVTGYAVTLVTDKYPPFRLEA
- a CDS encoding response regulator transcription factor, yielding MRVLVVDDEPVLRESLARSLRFEGYAVTTAADGVEALSRVPDVRPDVLVVDVVMPRLDGIEVCRRLRGDGDRTPVLMLTARDAVRDRVLGLDAGADDYLVKPFAHEELLARLRAMLRRTSASGDDPPLVVGDLRLDPRTWQVRRRDREITLTRTEFGLLELLMRHPRQVLTRGQLYEGVWGCDLDGSTNSLDVYIGYLRKKLEAGGEPRMLHTVRGVGYSLRAETS
- a CDS encoding ATP-binding protein; the encoded protein is MTLRARLAVLTSVAVALAIVAASVAAWLLIRSSLLDDIDQRLLSRVPDVEEMARTAAEVPQGARHRLSLFLGNDPLGVQTITSDGAVEPGLLPGNGPESLVLDDEERRMLAGELEGPLLRNEVVGGEDVRVMTAALEHGGALRLVQPLKSVHETLTRIAWLLAGITGAGVALAAALGWTTARTGLRPIDRLVDAAEQVATTKDLAHRIDPPGNERHEVARLAGSVNAMLAALDDARTQQRRLVEDAGHELRTPLTTLRTDLGVLLRSEQQPGRTLTPSERARLLRDLETEAAALSDMVAEIVELARGGTEPEPPLETDLRALVDRAVARTRRVAPAVTVVVAGRSFEAVVHPVVLERAVANLVRNAVQVSAPGATVDVLLDEYRGAARIRVLDRGPGISDLDLPRVFDRFYRGQAARERHGSGLGLAIVAQAAELHGGTVAAGRRKGGGAVLTLELPILSPLLDRA
- a CDS encoding peptidoglycan-binding protein → MTTTLEDGRLDDPDADLDRPRRSRTRLLWLTLGVIGVAGAGGAAWYLTQEDGGEPAPQSAAPVATATVTRETIASSETWTGTLGHGEALTVQAAQAGDPAGQGGTVTRVAAADTEVTRGTELYRLDERPVTALLGVIPMYRDLGSGDYGVDVEQLEANLVALGYTGFTADDEYTYNTAEAVEEWQEDLGRDETGTVGRGDVVFLPEGGRVGTVHADVGTPVTPGTPVLDVTGTDQVATLEVDVADRDLLAVGAAVTVVLPDGAEAAGTVTASTVVEAPSAAGASAAAGAGSGEEAASAEDAVVEIEVALAAPVDAALAGSPVDVVLPVGERVDVLVVPVTALLATAGGGYGLELVGDDGATSVVPVEPGLFADGRVEVTGDGIAEGDVVGVAGR
- a CDS encoding ABC transporter ATP-binding protein; this encodes MSVSTARPVVRLRNVHRRYPGRPPVRALDGVSLTVAPGELVAIVGPSGSGKSTLLNILGTLDRADAGEVSIDGQDVAELSDRQLSALRAHRIGFVFQQFFLSPGVSALDNVADGLLYTGMSPRERRRRAARTLARVGLADRTHHRPNELSGGQRQRVAVARALVGRPSFLLADEPTGALDSASGAAVLKLLHELHDGGTTVIVITHDHGVAAELPRQVHILDGRIESDEYSLGPS
- a CDS encoding FtsX-like permease family protein, yielding MTAPRSRLRPRDTVRVAFSGLRARPLRAVLSALGIAVGIAAMVAVVGISASSREQVHEQLRSLGTNLLTVAPGQSFVGEASLPPESVDMVARLDDVGAVSAVGVVADTAVYRTDEIDPNQTNAIAVSAARTDLLDTVSATVASGRWLDDALGAFPVVVLGSDAAALLGVSRTDGDVQVWLGGEWFTVAGVLDPVPLAPELDSSALVGWPVAASLLDFDGSPTTIYQRVDETAIDDVRALLPTTVDPATPEEVAVSRPSDALEAQAATDETLTTLLLALGGVALLVGGIGVANTMVIAVLERRSEVGLRRALGATRAHIRRQFLGESVLLAALGGVGGALLGGAATAAFAGSRGWPFALPVWVLAGAAGATMVVGALAGAYPAARAARMPPTAALSSV